One region of Quercus lobata isolate SW786 chromosome 2, ValleyOak3.0 Primary Assembly, whole genome shotgun sequence genomic DNA includes:
- the LOC115970280 gene encoding uncharacterized protein LOC115970280, with translation MAGDPLKRNQNLYCAYHQEPGHTIDDCRNLKNYLDRLVREGKLRHLLHRSEGWQEPSNNETRQSTLRPPIGTINVILAAPGRTGSVPFRVMSVSSFPTKPDDRESKRAKMSATPLIGFTEEDKQGTIQSHDDALVMTLRIGGYDVKKVLVNQGSAVEIMYPDLYKGLNLKQEDLLPYDSPLVSFEGKVVIPRGMIRLPVQTDSDVVEVNFIVVDAYSPYTAIVARPWLHALGAVSSTLHQKVKYPSGG, from the coding sequence atggctggCGACCCATTAAAGCGTAATCAGAACCTGTATTGCGCGTACCATCAGGAGCCAGGTCACACTATTGATGATTGCAGGAACCTGAAGAACTATTTAGACCGGCtcgtccgagaagggaagttgagACATCTGTTGCATCGCTCTGAAGGATGGCAAGAACCATCAAACAATGAAACCAGACAAAGTACGTtgaggccacccattggcacaattaatgtcattctCGCCGCACCTGGAAGGACAGGCTCTGTCCCTTTCAGGGTAATGTCAGTGAGCAGTTTCCCGACTAAGCCAGATGACAGGGAATCCAAGAGGGCTAAAATGAGCGCCACGCCATTAATCGGGTTCACGGAGGAAGACAAACAAGGAACTATCCAATCCCACGATGATGCCTTAGTCATGACGCTCAGGATAGGAGGTTATGACGTGAAAAAGGTGTTAGTTAATCAAGGCAGCGCAgtggagataatgtaccctgatttgtATAAGGGATTGAACTTGAAGCAGGAAGACCTGTTGCCATACGATTCCCCCCTGGTTAGCTTTGAAGGAAAGGTAGTCATCCCGAGAGGCATGATTAGGTTACCTGTGCAAACAGACTCAGATGTGGTAGAAGTGAACTTCATTGTCGTAGATGCATACTCCCCTTACACAGCCATCGTGGCTCGGCCATGGCTTCATGCACTAGGGGCTGTGTCGTCAACCTtgcaccaaaaggtgaagtatCCATCAGGAGGTTAG